One window from the genome of Alnus glutinosa chromosome 13, dhAlnGlut1.1, whole genome shotgun sequence encodes:
- the LOC133854995 gene encoding dirigent protein 5-like yields MAMGELVQKSCFLLFLMILICQSVLASQNYSLRHRKPCKRLELYYHDILFNGTDVANATSAKATNQTALGNFHFGMLVVFDDPITEDSHLRSPPIARAQGFYFYNKKDDYNAWFSFTLVFNSSQHKGTINIMGADLMAEETRDLSVVGGTGDFFMTRGIATIRTDTFQGSYYFRLKMDIKLYECY; encoded by the coding sequence ATGGCAATGGGAGAGCTTGTACAAAAATCCTGTTTCCTTCTCTTCCTCATGATCCTCATATGCCAATCTGTTTTGGCATCCCAAAACTACTCATTGAGACACCGAAAACCGTGCAAGCGCCTCGAGCTCTACTACCACGACATTCTCTTCAACGGCACAGACGTGGCTAACGCAACGTCCGCTAAAGCGACAAACCAAACTGCGCTCGGCAACTTCCACTTTGGCATGCTGGTTGTGTTTGATGATCCTATCACAGAAGACAGCCATCTTCGTTCTCCCCCAATTGCAAGAGCTCAAGGCTTCTATTTCTACAACAAGAAGGACGATTACAATGCATGGTTTTCCTTCACGTTGGTCTTCAACTCCAGCCAGCACAAAGGTACAATAAACATCATGGGTGCAGATTTGATGGCTGAGGAGACTAGGGATCTTTCAGTGGTTGGTGGGACAGGAGACTTCTTCATGACCAGAGGGATTGCAACAATTCGGACCGACACTTTTCAGGGTTCATATTATTTTCGCCTCAAGATGGATATTAAGTTGTATGAATGCTATTAg
- the LOC133854647 gene encoding cation/H(+) antiporter 18-like isoform X1 → MVSTATAGQTCPGPMKATSNGIFQGDNPLHFALPLAIVQLCLVVVVTRGLAFLMRPLKQPRVIAEIFGGILLGPSALGRNKSYMHAVFPSQSLTVLDTLANLGLLFFLFLVGLELDPKSLRQTGNKALGIAIAGISLPFALGIGSSFVLRETISKGVNATSFLVFMGVALSITAFPVLARILAELKLLTTDVGRIAMSAAAVNDVVAWILLALAISLSGTDKSPLVPIWVFLCGCGFVVGAILVFPPIFKWMAQRCHEGEPVDEMYICATIAAVLAAGFVTDAIGIHAMFGAFVIGVLVPKAGSFAGALVEKVEDLVSGLFLPLYFVSSGLKTNIATIQGLQSWGLLALVIFTACFGKIFGTLVVSLLCKVPVRKAFALGFLMNSKGLVELIVLNIGKDRKVLNDQTFAIMVLMALFTTFITTPLVVAVYGPAKRLRMDEYKNRTIERENPNTQLRILACYHSARNIPSMVNLLEASRGSERHEGLCVYSMHLMELSERSSAILMVHKARKNGLPFWNKGQRSDSDHFFVVFEAYRQLSRVSIRPMRAISSISGMHEDICSTAERKRAAIIIIPYHKHHRVDGSLETARNDFRGVNRKVLEHAQCSVGILVDRGLGGTTHVAASNVSHFIMVLFFGGCDDREALAYGARMAEHPGIRLMVVRFIVEPESMGEIVRVNMDESSSTKFVSADEEFLSEFKQNMVKDDTITYEERVVRNAADTIAVLREVNHCNLFLVGRMPEGEVALGLSRRSECPELGPVGSLLTSPEFSTTASVLVVQQYNSRASSNLVQWMEEESPERLST, encoded by the exons ATGGTTTCCACAGCTACAGCTGGTCAGACATGTCCAGGTCCAATGaaagctacatcaaatggaatATTTCAAGGAGATAATCCTCTTCATTTTGCACTGCCTCTTGCCATAGTGCAGTTATGTCTGGTAGTTGTAGTTACAAGGGGTCTTGCGTTCCTCATGAGGCCACTAAAGCAGCCACGTGTTATTGCAGAGATTTTT GGAGGGATATTACTTGGGCCATCAGCCCTGGGACGAAACAAAAGCTACATGCACGCTGTATTCCCGTCACAGAGTCTAACCGTGTTAGACACTCTAGCAAACCTTGGTCtcctattctttttatttttggtgggCCTAGAGTTAGATCCTAAATCTCTTCGTCAGACTGGAAATAAAGCACTCGGCATTGCTATTGCAGGAATCAGCCTTCCTTTTGCATTAGGAATTGGTTCCTCATTTGTCCTCCGAGAAACGATATCTAAAGGTGTAAATGCAACTTCATTTCTTGTCTTCATGGGCGTGGCCCTGTCCATAACAGCCTTCCCTGTCTTAGCTCGAATCCTAGCTGAGCTGAAACTTTTAACCACTGATGTTGGTAGAATAGCTATGTCAGCTGCGGCAGTTAACGATGTGGTTGCCTGGATTCTACTTGCTCTTGCCATTTCCCTCTCTGGCACTGACAAATCTCCCCTTGTCCCAATTTGGGTCTTCTTATGTGGCTGCGGTTTCGTTGTTGGTGCAATTCTTGTTTTCCCTCCAATCTTCAAATGGATGGCCCAGAGGTGCCATGAAGGTGAGCCAGTAGACGAGATGTACATTTGTGCTACAATAGCTGCTGTTCTGGCTGCTGGATTTGTTACTGATGCTATTGGAATTCATGCCATGTTTGGTGCTTTTGTGATCGGAGTTCTTGTTCCAAAGGCTGGGTCATTTGCAGGCGCTCTTGTGGAAAAAGTAGAGGATCTTGTATCTGGTCTCTTCTTGCCGTTGTACTTCGTTTCAAGTGGATTGAAGACCAATATAGCCACAATTCAGGGGCTCCAATCATGGGGTCTTCTAGCTTTAGTTATATTCACTGCTTGTTTTGGGAAAATATTTGGCACTCTTGTGGTGTCGCTTCTTTGCAAAGTGCCTGTTCGTAAGGCTTTTGCACTGGGTTTCCTAATGAACAGCAAAGGATTGGTTGAACTCATTGTTCTCAATATAGGTAAAGATAGAAAG GTACTGAATGACCAGACTTTTGCCATAATGGTTCTAATGGCTCTGTTTACCACCTTCATCACCACCCCTCTTGTCGTTGCCGTGTATGGGCCAGCAAAAAGGTTAAGAATGGATGAATACAAGAATAGAACAATTGAAAGGGAAAATCCAAATACCCAACTTAGGATTTTGGCCTGTTACCACAGTGCAAGAAATATTCCATCAATGGTTAACCTCCTTGAGGCCTCAAGGGGGTCTGAGAGGCATGAAGGACTTTGTGTGTATTCAATGCACCTCATGGAGCTTTCTGAGAGGTCCTCAGCTATATTAATGGTACACAAGGCAAGAAAAAATGGGTTGCCCTTCTGGAATAAGGGTCAGCGATcagattctgaccattttttTGTGGTGTTCGAAGCTTACAGGCAACTGAGTCGTGTGTCTATCCGGCCAATGAGAGCAATCTCATCAATTTCTGGCATGCATGAGGATATATGCTCCACTGCTGAGAGGAAGAGAGCTGCAATTATAATTATTCCATACCATAAGCACCACAGGGTGGATGGTTCTCTGGAAACTGCTCGAAATGACTTCCGCGGTGTTAACCGTAAGGTTCTTGAGCATGCACAATGCTCGGTAGGAATTTTAGTCGATCGTGGGCTTGGTGGAACTACCCATGTAGCAGCAAGTAATGTTTCCCATTTCATTATGGTCCTCTTCTTTGGCGGCTGTGATGACCGTGAAGCCCTTGCTTATGGGGCTCGCATGGCTGAGCACCCTGGTATAAGACTAATGGTTGTTCGTTTCATAGTGGAACCTGAAAGCATGGGGGAGATTGTTAGAGTAAATATGGATGAGAGTTCTAGCACCAAATTTGTGTCAGCAGATGAGGAATTCCTCTCTGAATTCAAGCAGAATATGGTCAAGGATGACACCATCACATACGAGGAGAGAGTAGTCAGAAATGCTGCAGATACAATTGCTGTGCTCCGTGAGGTAAACCACTGCAATCTGTTTTTGGTGGGTCGAATGCCTGAAGGTGAAGTAGCCTTAGGTTTAAGCAGGAGGAGCGAATGCCCAGAACTGGGGCCTGTAGGAAGTTTGTTGACTTCACCTGAGTTCTCAACAACAGCATCAGTTTTGGTTGTCCAACAATATAATAGTCGGGCATCTTCAAATTTGGTCCAATGGATGGAGGAAGAATCACCTGAAAGACTCAGTACATAG
- the LOC133854647 gene encoding cation/H(+) antiporter 18-like isoform X2: MKATSNGIFQGDNPLHFALPLAIVQLCLVVVVTRGLAFLMRPLKQPRVIAEIFGGILLGPSALGRNKSYMHAVFPSQSLTVLDTLANLGLLFFLFLVGLELDPKSLRQTGNKALGIAIAGISLPFALGIGSSFVLRETISKGVNATSFLVFMGVALSITAFPVLARILAELKLLTTDVGRIAMSAAAVNDVVAWILLALAISLSGTDKSPLVPIWVFLCGCGFVVGAILVFPPIFKWMAQRCHEGEPVDEMYICATIAAVLAAGFVTDAIGIHAMFGAFVIGVLVPKAGSFAGALVEKVEDLVSGLFLPLYFVSSGLKTNIATIQGLQSWGLLALVIFTACFGKIFGTLVVSLLCKVPVRKAFALGFLMNSKGLVELIVLNIGKDRKVLNDQTFAIMVLMALFTTFITTPLVVAVYGPAKRLRMDEYKNRTIERENPNTQLRILACYHSARNIPSMVNLLEASRGSERHEGLCVYSMHLMELSERSSAILMVHKARKNGLPFWNKGQRSDSDHFFVVFEAYRQLSRVSIRPMRAISSISGMHEDICSTAERKRAAIIIIPYHKHHRVDGSLETARNDFRGVNRKVLEHAQCSVGILVDRGLGGTTHVAASNVSHFIMVLFFGGCDDREALAYGARMAEHPGIRLMVVRFIVEPESMGEIVRVNMDESSSTKFVSADEEFLSEFKQNMVKDDTITYEERVVRNAADTIAVLREVNHCNLFLVGRMPEGEVALGLSRRSECPELGPVGSLLTSPEFSTTASVLVVQQYNSRASSNLVQWMEEESPERLST; encoded by the exons ATGaaagctacatcaaatggaatATTTCAAGGAGATAATCCTCTTCATTTTGCACTGCCTCTTGCCATAGTGCAGTTATGTCTGGTAGTTGTAGTTACAAGGGGTCTTGCGTTCCTCATGAGGCCACTAAAGCAGCCACGTGTTATTGCAGAGATTTTT GGAGGGATATTACTTGGGCCATCAGCCCTGGGACGAAACAAAAGCTACATGCACGCTGTATTCCCGTCACAGAGTCTAACCGTGTTAGACACTCTAGCAAACCTTGGTCtcctattctttttatttttggtgggCCTAGAGTTAGATCCTAAATCTCTTCGTCAGACTGGAAATAAAGCACTCGGCATTGCTATTGCAGGAATCAGCCTTCCTTTTGCATTAGGAATTGGTTCCTCATTTGTCCTCCGAGAAACGATATCTAAAGGTGTAAATGCAACTTCATTTCTTGTCTTCATGGGCGTGGCCCTGTCCATAACAGCCTTCCCTGTCTTAGCTCGAATCCTAGCTGAGCTGAAACTTTTAACCACTGATGTTGGTAGAATAGCTATGTCAGCTGCGGCAGTTAACGATGTGGTTGCCTGGATTCTACTTGCTCTTGCCATTTCCCTCTCTGGCACTGACAAATCTCCCCTTGTCCCAATTTGGGTCTTCTTATGTGGCTGCGGTTTCGTTGTTGGTGCAATTCTTGTTTTCCCTCCAATCTTCAAATGGATGGCCCAGAGGTGCCATGAAGGTGAGCCAGTAGACGAGATGTACATTTGTGCTACAATAGCTGCTGTTCTGGCTGCTGGATTTGTTACTGATGCTATTGGAATTCATGCCATGTTTGGTGCTTTTGTGATCGGAGTTCTTGTTCCAAAGGCTGGGTCATTTGCAGGCGCTCTTGTGGAAAAAGTAGAGGATCTTGTATCTGGTCTCTTCTTGCCGTTGTACTTCGTTTCAAGTGGATTGAAGACCAATATAGCCACAATTCAGGGGCTCCAATCATGGGGTCTTCTAGCTTTAGTTATATTCACTGCTTGTTTTGGGAAAATATTTGGCACTCTTGTGGTGTCGCTTCTTTGCAAAGTGCCTGTTCGTAAGGCTTTTGCACTGGGTTTCCTAATGAACAGCAAAGGATTGGTTGAACTCATTGTTCTCAATATAGGTAAAGATAGAAAG GTACTGAATGACCAGACTTTTGCCATAATGGTTCTAATGGCTCTGTTTACCACCTTCATCACCACCCCTCTTGTCGTTGCCGTGTATGGGCCAGCAAAAAGGTTAAGAATGGATGAATACAAGAATAGAACAATTGAAAGGGAAAATCCAAATACCCAACTTAGGATTTTGGCCTGTTACCACAGTGCAAGAAATATTCCATCAATGGTTAACCTCCTTGAGGCCTCAAGGGGGTCTGAGAGGCATGAAGGACTTTGTGTGTATTCAATGCACCTCATGGAGCTTTCTGAGAGGTCCTCAGCTATATTAATGGTACACAAGGCAAGAAAAAATGGGTTGCCCTTCTGGAATAAGGGTCAGCGATcagattctgaccattttttTGTGGTGTTCGAAGCTTACAGGCAACTGAGTCGTGTGTCTATCCGGCCAATGAGAGCAATCTCATCAATTTCTGGCATGCATGAGGATATATGCTCCACTGCTGAGAGGAAGAGAGCTGCAATTATAATTATTCCATACCATAAGCACCACAGGGTGGATGGTTCTCTGGAAACTGCTCGAAATGACTTCCGCGGTGTTAACCGTAAGGTTCTTGAGCATGCACAATGCTCGGTAGGAATTTTAGTCGATCGTGGGCTTGGTGGAACTACCCATGTAGCAGCAAGTAATGTTTCCCATTTCATTATGGTCCTCTTCTTTGGCGGCTGTGATGACCGTGAAGCCCTTGCTTATGGGGCTCGCATGGCTGAGCACCCTGGTATAAGACTAATGGTTGTTCGTTTCATAGTGGAACCTGAAAGCATGGGGGAGATTGTTAGAGTAAATATGGATGAGAGTTCTAGCACCAAATTTGTGTCAGCAGATGAGGAATTCCTCTCTGAATTCAAGCAGAATATGGTCAAGGATGACACCATCACATACGAGGAGAGAGTAGTCAGAAATGCTGCAGATACAATTGCTGTGCTCCGTGAGGTAAACCACTGCAATCTGTTTTTGGTGGGTCGAATGCCTGAAGGTGAAGTAGCCTTAGGTTTAAGCAGGAGGAGCGAATGCCCAGAACTGGGGCCTGTAGGAAGTTTGTTGACTTCACCTGAGTTCTCAACAACAGCATCAGTTTTGGTTGTCCAACAATATAATAGTCGGGCATCTTCAAATTTGGTCCAATGGATGGAGGAAGAATCACCTGAAAGACTCAGTACATAG
- the LOC133853762 gene encoding cation/H(+) antiporter 18-like: protein MAGANATVTSSCPAAMKATSNGVFQGDNPLDFALPLAILQICIVVILTRVLAFLLRPLRQPRVIAEIVGGILLGPSALGRNKHYLNAIFPSRSLTVLDTLANLGLLFFLFLVGLELDLKSLRRTGKKALSIAIAGVSLPFALGIGTSFVLRGTISKGVNEAPFLVFMGVALSITAFPVLARILAELKLLTTDVGRMAMSAAAVNDVAAWILLALAIALSGTGHSPLVSLWVFLCGSGFVLCCLFIVPPIFNWMAQHCPEGEPVKELYVCATLAGVLAAGFVTDAIGIHALFGAFVVGVMVPKEGPFAGALVEKVEDLVTGLLLPLYFVSSGLKTNVATIGGLQSWGLLVLVICTACFGKILGTVAVSLFLRVPIPEALALGFLMNTKGLVELIVLNIGKDRKVLNEETFAIMVIMAIFTTFITTPLVMAVYKPAKRMSKAIYKHRTIERNDPNTQLRILACFHSTRNIPSIINLIEASRGTEKKGGLCVYALHLMELTERSSAILMVHKARKNGLPFWNKSRQSDSNQVVVAFEAFQQLSRVSIRPMTAISPMNNIYEDICASAERERAEIIILPFQKHQRFDGALETTRTEFRSVNRKVLEHASCSVGIFVDRGLGGSTQVSASNVCLTLTVLFFGGCDDREAVAYGARMAEHPGNSLTVIHFLASPEIAGGIVEVDVGDGDGDGSKTSSGTGDEKFLAEFKQKILNNNSIKFEERFVRNAAETIDTVREVGRCSLFLVGRGPEGQVAASLNVKSDCSELGPVGSLLTSPDFSTSSVLVVQQYHS from the exons atggctggcGCCAATGCCACAGTTACAAGTTCGTGTCCAGCAGCCATGAAGGCAACATCTAACGGGGTGTTCCAGGGAGATAATCCTCTTGATTTTGCACTCCCTCTTGCCATCTTGCAGATATGTATTGTGGTTATACTCACGCGTGTGCTGGCTTTTCTTTTAAGGCCATTGAGACAGCCTCGCGTCATTGCTGAGATTGTT GGTGGAATATTACTTGGCCCGTCCGCGCTTGGTCGAAACAAACACTATCTAAATGCAATCTTTCCATCCAGAAGCCTCACAGTGTTAGATACTTTAGCCAATCTGGGTCTCCTCTTCTTTTTATTCCTTGTAGGCCTAGAGTTAGACCTAAAGTCCCTCCGCCGGACTGGAAAGAAAGCTTTAAGCATAGCCATTGCAGGAGTTAGCCTTCCCTTTGCATTAGGAATTGGAACCTCATTTGTCCTCCGAGGAACTATTTCCAAAGGAGTAAATGAAGCCCCATTTCTTGTATTCATGGGGGTGGCCCTTTCTATTACTGCATTTCCTGTCTTGGCCCGTATTTTGGCTGAACTCAAGCTATTGACCACTGATGTTGGCCGAATGGCCATGTCTGCTGCAGCAGTCAATGATGTGGCTGCATGGATTCTGCTTGCTCTTGCCATTGCCCTCTCTGGCACCGGCCACTCTCCCCTGGTTTCGTTATGGGTTTTCTTGTGTGGGAGTGGTTTTGTTCTTTGTTGTTTGTTCATTGTCCCGCCTATCTTTAATTGGATGGCGCAGCATTGCCCTGAGGGCGAGCCTGTGAAAGAGTTGTATGTATGTGCTACTTTAGCTGGAGTTTTGGCAGCCGGGTTTGTCACTGATGCCATTGGAATTCATGCCCTCTTTGGTGCATTTGTGGTTGGAGTAATGGTCCCAAAGGAAGGGCCATTCGCAGGTGCTCTTGTGGAAAAAGTTGAGGATCTTGTAACTGGTCTTCTCCTTCCTTTGTACTTTGTCTCAAGCGGATTGAAAACCAATGTGGCAACGATTGGGGGGCTACAATCGTGGGGTCTCCTTGTATTAGTCATTTGTACAgcctgttttgggaagattcTTGGTACTGTTGCAGTCTCCCTCTTCTTGAGAGTACCTATTCCGGAGGCTCTGGCTCTGGGGTTCCTAATGAATACCAAAGGTTTGGTGGAACTCATTGTCCTCAACATTGGCAAAGACAGAAAg GTATTGAATGAGGAAACATTTGCCATCATGGTTATTATGGCTATCTTCACAACCTTCATTACAACACCTCTAGTTATGGCAGTATATAAGCCAGCTAAAAGAATGAGTAAAGCCATTTACAAGCACAGAACAATCGAGAGAAATGATCCAAACACACAACTTCGGATTTTGGCCTGTTTCCATAGCACAAGAAACATACCCTCGATTATTAATCTCATTGAGGCTTCACGTGGGACAGAGAAGAAGGGAGGACTCTGTGTCTATGCATTGCACCTCATGGAGCTAACCGAGAGGTCGTCTGCGATATTGATGGTTCACAAGGCGAGAAAGAATGGCTTACCCTTTTGGAATAAGAGCCGTCAATCAGATTCCAATCAAGTTGTTGTTGCTTTTGAGGCCTTCCAGCAGCTAAGCCGAGTGTCCATTCGCCCAATGACAGCAATTTCTCCaatgaataatatatatgaGGATATATGCGCGAGTGCTGAGAGGGAAAGGGCAGAGATCATAATTCTCCCTTTCCAGAAGCACCAGAGGTTCGATGGAGCACTGGAGACAACTCGAACCGAATTCCGTTCGGTCAACAGGAAGGTTCTCGAGCATGCATCATGCTCTGTCGGGATCTTCGTGGACCGTGGACTTGGTGGAAGCACCCAGGTTTCTGCAAGCAATGTTTGCCTAACCTTAACTGTTCTATTCTTTGGCGGCTGTGATGATCGTGAAGCCGTTGCTTACGGGGCTCGAATGGCGGAGCATCCTGGTAATAGTTTGACAGTCATTCACTTCTTAGCAAGTCCTGAGATTGCAGGGGGAATTGTTGAAGTTGATgttggtgatggtgatggtgatggctCCAAAACTTCATCAGGAACAGGAGATGAAAAGTTTCTTGCTGAATTCAAGCAGAAGATTTTGAATAACAACTCAATCAAATTTGAAGAGAGGTTTGTAAGGAATGCTGCAGAAACTATCGATACGGTTAGGGAGGTCGGTCGATGCAGTCTGTTTTTGGTTGGTCGGGGGCCTGAGGGCCAAGTAGCTGCATCTTTGAATGTTAAGAGTGACTGCTCTGAACTGGGGCCAGTAGGCAGCTTGTTGACTTCCCCGGATTTCTCAACTTCGTCTGTGCTGGTGGTGCAACAGTATCATAGCTAG